One Dictyostelium discoideum AX4 chromosome 3 chromosome, whole genome shotgun sequence genomic region harbors:
- the pakG gene encoding PAKL subfamily protein kinase, giving the protein MEEKIKSNLIHSKTNEDIELIKQKLKEDRELLEKERAQFEEERKIIFESLNKVVGSGSANITKNIAKALKKAEKKNGVGSNLNLANSSSGSNISVYNNNNNNNNNNNSNNIGTPFNVQHKVHVDFDYKWSGCQDLEQVFLIDCILGTGSYGTVYKAIHKDTNFVLAIKSIPIKESEEIEKEISILKKCKSQNIVSYFGSGQQGDNLWILMEYCSANSIRDMLELTEKSLTEKQISVILQQALKGLHYLHQSNIIHRDIKAANILINEDAIVKLADFGVSSQLEDSLRGEASQLVGTPLWMAPEIIKRQNYNNKCDIWSLGITAIEMAESFPPLYTMPPTRAMLMIPNKPPPTLSKPHHFSKELNDFIGQCCQKDPEKRPSAIELLTHPFLVQNISTPQEVLKPLIDECLKKSIKKKKQSPNNDQPPPPQTPNKLSPPDTPLPNVPVLGKNQGLLNKSNGMKKSHGSSLDEAESMNTFILKSTIGSSSNGSNDTGGDDFDCGTMILKDDTCINGSGNADKISTIPAFIAALNKSNGKVITQNQQQQQQQPIASSLQQSNPIASIVNENQYPNTIEKRGLSSINSNNSLLIGNSGNNKSQNFNNFNNNNNNNNNNNNNNNNNNNNNNNNNNNNEFLINQIKKELILDFNENMKQYINQQLTNLKEEMLKEISKIVIANIPQAPIKTSQSVFNQQLSAAAIIHPISSSSSSSSSFLNSSPSSSNSSATIFKKFPNPPPTPVLINKLPPSQQSTPVTTTTTTSSPSPSPSPSPSPSPSSPLPSSSTSTVNTPNKPPINYRKSKELDSTINIFNGLNNNNTNNNNNNNNSNNNNNNNNVIQSPKLNNRPLSPTTPTKQFNNRPPSPSKFNNRPPSPSKFNNRPPSPSNRPLSPKNSYNSLEKSNNGSISNNRPLSPKNSLEKSTTQNNTSSEDISTTTVTVTSEQGGTPITTPMAFLPRPKPSPPPIPMNKSSPKRAPSPSSNRRLSSSFTAQSSTASTIAALGKQSSMSPNSPLIKERVPPPLPPPRTTITSSTNSPIKPLSPLNKSPNSPYVPPRITTSNISNNSNINNNNNNNSNSSSNGSGGTPITLKRASTTISPIMISSNSPKVMGSNVNKPLALSRNSTEINLPSSSPSTPQKPNTPSSIPTTPTTPTTNGGSVSSKSSTIGRKTVLQVKSIFSPKK; this is encoded by the exons atggaagaaaaaattaaatcaaatttaattcattcaaaaactaatgaagatattgaattaattaaacaaaaattaaaagaagacAGAGAATTATTGGAAAAAGAGAGAGCACAATTTGAAGAGGAAAGAAAGataatatttgaaagttTAAATAAAGTAGTTGGATCAGGATCAGCCAATATAACCAAGAATATAGCAAAAGCATTAAAAAAAGCAGAGAAAAAGAATGGAGTTGgaagtaatttaaatttagcaaatagtagtagtggtagtaatatAAGTGtatataataacaataacaataataataataataataatagtaataacattGGTACACCATTTAATGTACAACATAAAGTTCATGTTGATTTCGATTATAAATGGAGTGGTTGTCAAGATTTAGAACAAgtgtttttaattgattgtatATTGGGTACAGGTAGTTATGGTACAGTGTATAAAGCCATTCATAAGGATACAAATTTCGTTTTAGCAATTAAATCCATTCCTATCAAAGAATCTGAAGAGATTGAAAAGGAAATTTCAATTCTAAAGAAATGTAAATCACAAAATATTGTCTCTTATTTTGGTTCAGGTCAACAGGGTGATAATCTTTGGATTCTTATGGAATATTGTTCAGCAAATTCAATTAGAGATATGTTGGAATTAACTGAAAAATCTTTAACTGAAAAACAAATTTCTGTAATATTACAACAAGCTTTAAAAGGTTTACATTATTTACATCAATCAAATATTATTCATAGAGATATTAAAGCTgctaatattttaattaatgaagatgcaattgttaaattagctg attttggtGTTAGTTCACAATTAGAAGATAGTTTAAGAGGTGAAGCATCTCAATTGGTTGGTACACCACTTTGGATGGCGCCAGAAATTATTAAACgtcaaaattataataataaatgtgaTATTTGGTCATTAGGTATTACAGCTATTGAGATGGCAGAATCATTTCCACCATTATATACTATGCCACCAACTAGAGCAATGTTAATGATACCAAATAAACCACCACCTACTCTTTCAAAACCACATCATTTCTCTAAAGAGTTGAATGATTTCATTGGACAATGTTGTCAAAAGGATCCAGAGAAAAGACCATCAGCAATAGAATTATTAACTCATCCATTTTTAGTTCAAAATATATCAACTCCTCAAGAGGtattaaaaccattaattgatgaatgtttaaaaaaaagtattaaaaaaaagaaacaatctCCTAATAATgatcaaccaccaccacctcaaacaccaaataaattatcaccaCCCGATACTCCATTACCAAATGTACCAGTACTTGGTAAAAATCAaggtttattaaataaaagtaatggGATGAAAAAATCACATGGATCATCATTGGATGAAGCAGAATCAATGAACACATTCATTTTAAAGAGTACCattggtagtagtagtaatggtAGTAATGATACAGGTGGTGATGATTTCGATTGTGGAACtatgattttaaaagatgatACTTGTATtaatggtagtggtaatGCTGATAAAATTTCAACCATTCCAGCTTTTATCGCtgctttaaataaatcaaatggaAAAGTTATAACAcagaatcaacaacaacaacaacaacaaccaatagCATCATCTTTACAACAATCAAATCCAATTGCTTCAATTGTTAATGAAAATCAATATCCaaatacaattgaaaaaagagGTTTgtcttcaattaattcaaataatagtttattaattggaaatagtggtaataataaatctcaaaattttaataactttaataataataataataacaataataataataataataataataataataataataataataataataataataataataataatgaatttttaataaatcaaattaaaaaagaattaattttagattttaatgaaaatatgaaacaatatataaatcaacaattaacaaatttaaaagaagaaatgttaaaagaaatttcaaaGATTGTAATTGCAAATATACCACAAGCACCTATTAAAACTTCACAATCTGTATTCAATCAACAATTATCTGCTGCTGCTATAATTCATCcaatttcttcatcatcatcatcatcatcatcttttttaaattcatctccatcttcttcaaattcatctgctacaatatttaaaaaattcccAAATCCACCTCCAACCCctgtattaataaataaattaccacCGTCTCAACAATCTACACCtgtaacaacaacaacaacaacttcatcaccatcaccatcaccatctcCATCTCCATCTCCATCCCCATCATCACCTTTACCATCATCTTCAACTTCAACTGTAAATACACCAAATAAaccaccaattaattatagaaaatcaaaagaattagattctactattaatatttttaatggattaaataataataatactaataataataataataataataatagtaacaataataataataataacaatgtaATACAATcaccaaaattaaacaatagaCCTTTATCACCAACCACACCAActaaacaatttaataatcgTCCACCTTCTCCTTCAAAGTTTAATAATCGTCCACCTTCTCCttcaaaatttaacaatCGTCCACCTTCTCCTTCAAATAGACCTTTATCACCAAAAAATTCCTACAACTCTTTAGAGAAATCCAATAATGGTagtattagtaataatagacCTTTATCACCAAAAAATTCTTTAGAGAAATCCACTACTCAAAATAATACTAGTAGTGAAGACATAAGTACTACAACTGTTACAGTTACTAGTGAACAGGGTGGAACACCAATTACTACACCGATGGCATTTTTACCAAGACCAaaaccatcaccaccacctaTTCCAATGAATAAATCTTCACCAAAGAGAgcaccatcaccatcttcaAATAGAAGATTGTCCTCTTCATTTACTGCTCAATCATCAACAGCCTCCACTATCGCTGCTTTAGGTAAACAATCATCAATGTCCCCAAACTCTCCTCTCATTAAAGAAAGAGTTCCTCCACCACTTCCACCACCTAGAACTACTATTACTTCAAGCACAAATTCACCAATTAAACCTCTATCacctttaaataaatctccAAATTCACCATATGTACCACCAAGAATAACCACTtctaatattagtaataatagtaatatcaataacaataataataataatagtaatagtagtagcaATGGCAGTGGTGGTACACCAATTACATTAAAAAGAGCATCAACTACAATATCACCAATAATGATAAGTAGTAACTCACCAAAAGTAATGGGTTCAAATGTTAATAAACCTCTTGCTTTATCAAGAAACTCaactgaaattaatttacctTCATCATCTCCTTCAACCCCTCAAAAACCAAATACACCTTCATCAATTCCAACAACTCCAACAACTCCAACAACAAATGGTGGTAGTGTTTCAAGTAAATCTTCAACTATTGGTCGAAAAACTGTTTTACAAgtaaaatctatttttagtccaaaaaaataa